The Syngnathus typhle isolate RoL2023-S1 ecotype Sweden linkage group LG3, RoL_Styp_1.0, whole genome shotgun sequence genome window below encodes:
- the LOC133152083 gene encoding uncharacterized protein LOC133152083 → MVSKDLFAYVNARLKQIKGINLPFGGMSVLAVGDFFQLPPVRQSKPLCVYDPTRLDHWRDDFKKITLTAIMRQKDDVAFAELLNRLRVKEKSDELSEMDRALLATRWMAITLRCWNCFIRTLCRLTRMTTRKTKELAEWQDWRRS, encoded by the exons atggtgtcgaaagacctcttcgcctacgtgaatgccaggttgaaacaaatcaaaggaattaatttacctttcggtggcatgtctgttcttgctgttggagatttctttcagctccctcccgtgagacagtccaaacctctgtgcgtgtacgatcctacgcggctggaccactggcgtgacgacttcaaaaagatcacgctcaccgccatcatgaggcagaaagacgatgtcgcctttgccgaactgctgaaccgactccgcgtcaaagaaaagtcagatgaactgtcggaaatggacagagctctccttgccacgag gtggatggccataactctgcgatgctggaactgcttcataaggacattgtgcagattgacgcggatgactacaagaaagacaaaggaactggcagaatggcaag actggaggagaagctga